One genomic window of Cryptomeria japonica unplaced genomic scaffold, Sugi_1.0 HiC_scaffold_193, whole genome shotgun sequence includes the following:
- the LOC131027836 gene encoding aspartic proteinase nepenthesin-1-like, giving the protein MERSKLLGFVVLICFTIPTISCSSDRLFSGWPKSSSDENVKIRVNMTRRSERELGFSERLGLAVDRSKKRMKKIEALIRGQLDAETPVEVGDGEFLMSVALGTPSVSFEAIVDTGSDLIWTQCKPCKDCFSQPRPIFDPSKSPTFSTIPCGDSLCDALGSTQTGCNPDCTFMYQYGDGSFTSDDLAYETLSIGSSKVKGIAFGCGHDNEGQGFSQGGGLVGLGRGGLSLISQLGSKAENMFSYCLLPITDSSSQTSPLFFGEGASLSGGAKTLPLIKSSIIPTFCYIPITGITLNGKALDIPPGTFDLQSDGSGGMIIDSGTTVTIQDQVAYSPLKEAIQSAIDLTPVDGSSTGLDLCYHTSSAHLTLSTLLFNLKGGVDYELPADNFFIQASENLLCLAMLGEPSGNPSIFGNIQQQNFHILYNNAQNTLSFQPTKCDSL; this is encoded by the coding sequence atggagCGTTCAAAGCTGTTGGGTTTTGTGGTCTTGATATGCTTTACTATTCCAACGATATCATGTTCTTCGGACAGACTGTTTAGTGGTTGGCCGAAGTCTAGCAGcgatgaaaatgtaaaaataaggGTGAATATGACGCGCAGATCAGAGAGAGAGTTGGGTTTTTCTGAGAGATTGGGTTTGGCTGTGGATCGAAGTAAGAAGCGAATGAAGAAGATAGAGGCATTGATAAGAGGGCAATTAGACGCTGAAACGCCCGTTGAAGTAGGGGATGGAGAATTTCTGATGAGCGTTGCACTGGGAACGCCCTCTGTGAGCTTCGAAGCGATTGTGGACACGGGGAGCGATCTGATTTGGACTCAGTGCAAGCCTTGCAAGGACTGCTTCTCTCAGCCTAGGCCAATCTTCGACCCCTCCAAGTCCCCCACATTTTCCACAATTCCCTGCGGTGATTCTCTTTGTGACGCCTTGGGGAGTACACAAACCGGATGCAATCCAGATTGTACCTTTATGTATCAGTATGGCGATGGTTCCTTCACCAGCGACGACCTGGCTTACGAGACATTGTCAATTGGGAGCAGCAAGGTTAAAGGCATTGcatttggatgcgggcatgacaacGAAGGACAAGGATTCTCTCAGGGTGGTGGCCTTGTGGGACTGGGAAGAGGTGGTCTCTCCCTTATCTCACAGCTGGGTTCCAAAGCAGAGAACATGTTCTCTTACTGTCTTTTGCCCATCACCGACTCTTCTTCACAAACCAGCCCCCTCTTTTTCGGCGAGGGTGCTTCCTTGAGCGGAGGAGCCAAGACTCTCCCACTCATCAAGAGCAGTATCATTCCCACTTTCTGCTACATTCCTATTACAGGAATcaccctcaatggtaaggcactagATATTCCTCCTGGAACTTTCGATCTGCAATCGGACGGCAGCGGAGGTATGATTATCGACTCCGGAACCACTGTTACCATTCAGGACCAGGTTGCCTACTCTCCTCTTAAGGAGGCAATTCAGTCCGCCATTGATCTCACTCCTGTAGACGGGTCTTCTACAGGTTTAGATCTTTGTTACCACACATCATCCGCTCACCTCACCTTGTCAACCCTCCTCTTCAACCTCAAAGGCGGCGTGGATTACGAGCTTCCGGCAGACAACTTTTTCATTCAGGCATCTGAAAATCTCTTGTGCCTGGCAATGTTGGGTGAACCATCGGGGAATCCTTCCATCTTCGGAAACATACAGCAGCAAAACTTCCATATCCTTTACAACAATGCCCAGAACACGCTCTCTTTCCAGCCCACTAAGTGTGATTCTCTTTaa
- the LOC131868015 gene encoding aspartic proteinase nepenthesin-1-like, which yields MERSKLLGFVVLICSTIPTISWSSDRLFSGWPKSSSDENVKIRVNMTRRSERELGFSERLGLAVDRSKKRMKKIEALIRGQLDAETPVEVGDGEFLMSVALGTPSVSSEAIVDTGSDLIWTQCKPCKDCFSQPTPIFDPSKSPTFSTIPCGDSLCAALGSTQTGCNPDCTFMYQYGDGSFTSGDLAYETLSIGSSKVKGITLNGKALDIPPGTFDLQSDGSGGMIIDYGTTVTILDQAAYSPLKEEIQSAIDLTPVDGSCAGLDLCYHTSSAHIALPTLVFNFKGGVDYELPADNFFIQASENLLCLAMLGEPSENPSIFGNIQQQNFHILYNNAQNTLSFKPTKCDSL from the exons atggagCGTTCAAAGCTGTTGGGTTTTGTGGTCTTGATATGCTCTACTATTCCAACGATATCATGGTCTTCGGACAGACTGTTTAGTGGTTGGCCGAAGTCTAGCAGcgatgaaaatgtaaaaataaggGTGAATATGACGCGCAGATCAGAGAGAGAGTTGGGTTTTTCTGAGAGATTGGGTTTGGCTGTGGATCGAAGTAAGAAGCGAATGAAGAAGATAGAGGCATTGATAAGAGGGCAATTAGACGCTGAAACGCCCGTTGAAGTAGGGGATGGAGAATTTCTGATGAGCGTTGCACTGGGAACGCCCTCTGTGAGCTCCGAAGCGATTGTGGACACGGGGAGCGATCTGATTTGGACTCAGTGCAAGCCTTGCAAGGACTGCTTCTCTCAGCCTACGCCAATCTTCGACCCCTCCAAGTCCCCCACATTTTCCACAATTCCCTGCGGTGATTCTCTTTGTGCCGCCTTGGGGAGTACACAAACCGGATGCAATCCAGATTGTACCTTTATGTATCAGTATGGCGATGGTTCCTTCACCAGCGGCGACCTGGCTTACGAGACATTGTCAATTGGGAGCAGCAAGGTTAAAG GAATcaccctcaatggtaaggcactagATATTCCTCCTGGAACTTTCGATCTGCAATCGGACGGCAGCGGAGGTATGATCATCGACTACGGAACCACTGTTACCATTCTGGACCAGGCTGCCTACTCTCCTCTTAAGGAAGAAATTCAGTCCGCCATTGATCTCACTCCTGTAGACGGGTCTTGTGCAGGTTTGGATCTTTGTTACCACACATCATCCGCTCACATTGCCTTGCCAACCCTCGTCTTCAACTTCAAAGGCGGCGTGGATTACGAGCTTCCGGCAGACAACTTTTTCATTCAGGCATCTGAAAATCTCTTGTGCCTGGCAATGTTGGGTGAACCATCGGAGAATCCTTCCATCTTCGGAAACATACAGCAGCAAAACTTCCATATCCTTTACAACAATGCTCAGAACACGCTCTCTTTCAAGCCCACTAAGTGTGATTCTCTTTaa